In one window of Poriferisphaera corsica DNA:
- a CDS encoding glycosyltransferase family 2 protein yields MRILVAIPVYNEEQYVTGVLAEVGKYTKDILVVDDGSTDETPSLLARQPVDVVRHKRNRGYGRSIRDAIRWASCYGYDWLITMDCDEQHEPRSLPDFFEAIEKAGKEDGHGADIISGSRYLHCEACGGGELVPEDRREINKTVTGWVKETLGYEITDSFCGFKACRVSGLRKMQLDRDGYAIPLQFWVQAKSHGLKVDEVPIRLIYNDPNRSFGEKLDDPAHRIALYREVWENELSRTANMRENCMPADCVEEKVEADASQA; encoded by the coding sequence ATGCGGATACTTGTGGCGATACCTGTGTATAACGAAGAACAATATGTGACGGGTGTTTTAGCGGAGGTGGGGAAGTATACGAAAGATATTTTGGTGGTCGATGATGGATCGACGGATGAGACGCCGAGCTTGTTGGCGAGGCAGCCGGTGGATGTGGTGCGGCATAAGCGGAACCGTGGGTATGGTCGGAGTATTCGCGATGCGATTCGCTGGGCGAGTTGTTATGGGTATGACTGGTTGATCACGATGGATTGTGATGAGCAGCATGAGCCTCGGAGTTTGCCTGACTTTTTTGAGGCGATCGAGAAGGCGGGGAAAGAAGATGGGCATGGTGCAGACATTATTTCGGGGAGCCGATATTTGCATTGTGAGGCTTGCGGTGGTGGAGAGCTTGTGCCGGAGGATCGGAGGGAGATCAATAAGACGGTGACGGGTTGGGTGAAGGAAACATTGGGGTATGAGATTACGGATTCCTTTTGTGGGTTCAAGGCTTGCAGGGTGAGTGGATTGCGGAAGATGCAATTGGATCGGGATGGGTATGCGATCCCGTTACAGTTTTGGGTGCAGGCGAAGTCGCATGGCTTGAAGGTGGATGAGGTGCCGATTCGGCTGATTTATAATGATCCGAATCGAAGCTTTGGTGAGAAGCTGGACGATCCGGCGCACCGGATTGCGCTGTACCGTGAGGTTTGGGAAAATGAACTGTCTCGTACTGCGAACATGCGCGAGAACTGTATGCCAGCAGATTGCGTTGAAGAAAAAGTTGAGGCAGACGCGAGTCAGGCTTGA